A genome region from Phoenix dactylifera cultivar Barhee BC4 unplaced genomic scaffold, palm_55x_up_171113_PBpolish2nd_filt_p 000375F, whole genome shotgun sequence includes the following:
- the LOC120105823 gene encoding uncharacterized protein LOC120105823 — translation MLQPTNDPLLSPLQQAPAAAPRFSMRVASRQAYICRDCGYIYNDRTPFEKLPDKYFCPVCGAPKRRFRPYEPSVAKDANDTDARKARKAQMKRDEAIGKALPVAIVLGVAGLAGLYFYLNNAY, via the exons ATGCTGCAGCCCACCAATGACCCTT TGCTGTCACCCCTGCAACAAGCTCCTGCCGCCGCCCCGAGGTTCTCCATGCGCGTCGCCTCGAGGCAGGCCTACATCTGCCGCGACTGCGG TTACATATACAATGATAGAACACCCTTTGAGAAGCTTCCAGATAAGTATTTCTGCCCTG TCTGCGGGGCTCCCAAACGGAGATTCAGGCCATATGAACCTTCAGTTGCCAAGGATGCAAATGACACAGATGCCCGTAAAGCCAGGAAGGCTCAGATGAAAAGAGATGAAGCCATTGG GAAAGCGTTACCTGTTGCCATAGTGCTTGGAGTTGCAGGGCTAGCTGGCTTGTATTTCTACCTCAACAATGCCTACTAG